A segment of the Puniceicoccales bacterium genome:
CAAGCCATTTTTGAATTTCCGACTCATCATTGACCGTTTCTATTTTTGATTTAAACCTGCCAAAGGACATGAATTTCAATTCTGAGTCGTAGTGTTCTTGGAGTATCATATTATACATGTGGTAGTTAGGTGCTGACAATAATTTACCGGTGATGCCGCATTTGTGCACACAGGTGAATCGTCCTTTGGGCCTATCCACATGGGCTTCGGTGATCTCAAAAAATCTATCAAGGTGATTCTTAACTATATGGGCGACAGCATCTTCTTCGGTTTCGAAGGGAATGCCGTCTGGCAGCGATAGGTATAGCGGCTCCACTTCACCGGTTGCATTAGGTTTTCTTCTTATTGTTACGACAAAACGTTCTGGTTTTTCTAATATCAATTGTGTTATTTTGAATAATTCATAGGTTTTACATGAAGATTTCATCATTGTAACCATTGGTTCGAATGGTATGTCGTTCTGGTAGAATGCAACATCGATAGTTGGTACGAAGGGATGGTAGGCAGGAGATGTGTCATTGCCATATTTTCTGTGGTTGTTAGGTGCCCCATCATAATGGCGCTTGGACTGGCCGTAGTTTCGGATAGATGACGCAGCTGTAGCTTGGCGATGTTTTTTATCTAATTTAGTGATAACATCTTCGCTCCATCTGACACCAAACTCAAAATCTGAAAGAGATTCTGAATCATTTTGGTTTGGTTCTTTCATTTGATTGCTGAATTCTTCTACTTTGTTCATGGTATGACGTTCTGGTTAAATTATAGATTTAATTGGATTAATTTGAAAACTGTTACAAACACAACATTTTTGTTGCTAATCATGGCGAATATATTTCGATTTTTGCAGTTTTTAGCTCAGGTGGTGGAATGGTAGACACGCATGTTTGAGGTGCATGTGCCGTAAGGTGTAGGGGTTCGAGTCCCCTCTTGAGCACCATTTTAAAAATTAAAAAAGGCATCGAATTCCATCGATGCCTCTCCATCATTATTTGCAAATTCTTAACCTCCAATGGGTAACATTAGCGCAGGTGTTATCCCTCCACCCGAATTTCCTGACTGGAGATTGAATAGGTAATTTAATAACATAAATGTGGATTTAGAATTTAGGTCACTGTCACTTATGTAGAACCAAAATCCTCTATACTTTATCGAGACAAATGCTGTTGTCGGTTCCTCTGCGGAATGATGTATGTTGAGCCATCGTCCTGACATGTTGCTGGTCCAATCGAAAATATTACCATTTTCGTCGGAAGTCGACGTAACGAGACCGGCATCCACATCTTTGGTTGGAACTTCGATGGCATGAGATAGATAGAAAAGCACTTCCATGATCGATCTAGTGCGCAGTGACAAAATATTTTCAGAATTATCTATGAGATTATTCCGAAGGCTGAACTCATCGAGGTCTGCTGATAGTCCAAGCAATTTGTTCAATTCAGATCTTTCCTTGCTATTTTTTGATTTTGGCAGGAATCTCAGGACGGGTTCTCCACTTCTGCTCACACCTAATCCCAATTGTCTACCTTCGGCAATTCCAATGACAATATTGCCATCACTATCCAATGTGGTTAGTAACTCTGTGGCCCGGAAAAAATCTTCGTAATGAGGTTTTATTTTTGGAGTTGGGCCCGAAGCTGTCGAAGCGTTATCGAGGTTATTGATTTTTTCGACGCATAGATCGAATACTCTATCTATGGTCCAGCCGGCCTGGGCCATGGTCAGCACAGTTCCCAAAGGAATTGGTGTTACCAAATTCTTAACAAACTTTTCTCCATGAAGCGGAGAGTAGGTTATGGTGGGCGAAACATTTTCTTCTGTGCCTAGTAGAGGAAATGCCATGACGGCCGTTGGCCCGGAATGGTGAGCGTTGACATTCCATTGGGTCTTTCCCAGCCCAATAGAAGCCTTCAATGTTCTCGATTCAGTTATGCCGCTGACTTCCAAAAAGTATGGTGTGTCTCTGTATTTTAACCGAATGAGATTCAATAGCATCTGTTCGTTTGCTGTTTCAGCCAATGCATAATTATATCTGGGCTGTGCTTCCTTAATGGAATTTGGTCCGATGGAATGACACCCACTTAATAACGTAGCAGCACTTCCTAAAAAAACTGTAAAATAATTTTTTATTATATTCATTCCCGCTTGCTTGATGAGCATTTATGAAATAGTTTACAGCTTTAAGTCAATGAAAATTTACCATTTTTACAGTTTTTCATATTATTTTCCTAGGAGTTTTTATATTTTTCAAGAGCATCTTCGGCGAGTTCCAGTAGGAAATTGCGAGCGAAGATATTGCCGACATTGGCTTCCAGCTGAGCTAAGCGATCGGCTATTTTCTTTGGATCAGCAACTTCTGGCATATTTACATCATATATATATATGTAATTGCAGCCGTTATCGTCTTCTTTTTCCTTGATCAATTTGTCGACATTTTTCTTTGCTATATGTTTCATAAGCTGCTGGAGTTTAGCGGATGATAGTTCACGATGGAGTTCATCCAAAGTTTTGTCTTTATGGTCTTGGATTTCCAGTTTCTTTTCCAATGCAGCGGCTTGAAAAGTCATGCCATTTTTGATCAAGGTTTCTATTTCTTTAAATGTTTCGGAGCATTTTTTATCGAAGGCTATCCGGGCTTCTTTTTTAGAATAGTCACTTCGCACCAACGACTTAGCTTCATCGAAGGCCATGGGACTTGGGGGAATTTTTTCTTTTAAAAATAACACCACAGCATTGCCGTTTCCCGTTTCATAGGGGTCCGAAAAATACTTGGTTTGGTCGAGATTGGCTAGATTTTTGAATACTTTTTTTGGTAAATCTAGATCGGATGGCGGCTCATGGGGATCTAAATTTGGCAGAAGTTTTTCACTTATCTTGTTATCTTTCAAGAAGTTATTGAAACTTTCACTGCCATAGATCAGGCCTTTATCGTAGAGGCCATAGACGAAATCATCGGCGGCTTTCATTGCTAATTTTTTTAGCTGAAATTTCTCATATTCATCGATTATGGCTGTTTTCAATGCATCTTTGTCAGCTTCAAATTTTTCAAATTGATGTTTTCTGTCCATGTAAAAATTTTTTAAAACATCTTTTGTGGCCGGAGGCATGAAATTCCGAAAGACATCTTTTTCAAATTCAACATAGGATGCTGCAAGTTTTTCTGGGAACTGGTATCTAATTTTGTTTGACTCAAAAAATGCCATCAACTCTTCATCGGAAAAACTGTCCGGTATCTCGTCGGCTTTCAGGCTTGCCAGACTCATAGACCATTTGGCTTCATCAATCTTAATTTGTTCTTCTGCTTGTTGTTCGAAGGCAAAGCCACAACCGCCGATGGCATTTTCGATGAACTGCAGACGAAAATCGTTTTCCATTGCGTGTTTTAGAATTTCTGCATCGTCATCCTGCTTTACCAGCGATCCAACGATGGAATTGTAGGCCGATGGGCTAAATTTGCCATCTTTATCACTGAACATCCTGTATTTTTCCACAAAATCATCAAGGGCTTTTTTGTCCGGAACGGGGATGTTCATTTTGTTGGCCATATCTATTTTTATTGCACGCATAAGTGCTTCATCTTGAAGTCCTCCAAAGTACAGTAAATCAAATCTACCATTTAAAACCGCGCTCATCCTGGTTTCTTCCAGCAGCGATTTGGTATCTTTTTGAGAATTTAGATCGTAGCCGAAAAAAATTCTTGGCTTGGCTTTCCTTCTTCCTATGCCCGGCGAGGATCCCACAGTGAATACAAAACTGACAATGACGATGAATAATAATATGGAAAATAACCACTTATGGTGTTTTTGTAACAAATTTTCTAAGGAAGAAATCATAATCTTAAATCAATTAGGTCGCGAGAATAAAAGTTCTTAGTAAATTACAACAAATTTTACAATAAATTATTGCTAATGTAACATAGCTTTAAGTGGATTAAAATATTATATTGCAAAAAATATTCTTGTAAAAGTTAATAAAATTTGAGTATATGGCGGCGAGTGGGCGTTCTAAGTAATATATTTGCCATATCATTTATAACTTTTATTTCAAGAGTTTTAGGATTGATACGAGATATGTTGGTGACGGCTGAATTGGGCACAAGCTTTATGCATTCTGCCTATCTTTCGGCATTCACCTTGCCTAATCTTTTCCGGCGATTGCTTGGCGAAGGAGCTTTGACGTCGGCGTTGATACCTGTATTTTCCGATGAATTTCATAGATATGGCTTGCAATCGGCTTTTGTGCTACTCAATAAAGTGATTACCTGGGTGGCGTTGCTGTTGATTGCTTTGCTTGGCCTTGGCATGACGTCCATATCTTTTTTATCTAAAATTGAAGGACTTGAACTACGCTGGTACTATGTCTTCAACTTTTCAATGATGCTATTGCCCTATATGATTTTTATATGTTTGACCGCTGTTTTTTCCGCTGTTTTAAATGTATTGGGCAAATATTTTCTTCCGGCTATGAGTGCTATCTGGTTAAATATAAGCATGATAGTGTTTTTAGGTTGGTTTGGTGTAACCTTTGCTTCGTCCCAACTTATGGAGATCCGTTGGTTGATCGCCGGTGTGATTGTGGGTGGAGTAATTCAGCTGATTGTGCCGATGGTGCAGCTTTATATGATTGGCTGGCGGCCGAGGATTAGCCTTTGGATTAGTGCGCCGTTACTGAAGATTACTAAGCTATTTATACCCGGATTAATTGGAGCATCAATAATGCAGGTAAATGTGGCTATTTCTAGGTTGCTGGCCTTTGAGCTATCCGATGAAGCAGTGGCGATTTTGTATTTATCAAACAGACTTGTTGAGCTTCCGCTGGGCGTATTTGTTATAGCGGCGGCTACGGTGATATTTCCAGATTTGTCCAAGTTTGCATCCAATGGAAATCACGATGAATTGGCGAAGATTTTTCGCCGTGGCATGGATATGATTATGGCAATAGTTATGCCGGCAGCGGCTGGACTTTTGGCTTTGAGGTATGAAATTTTGACGATTTTATTTGAATGGGGAGCCTTTGGTCGAAGTGATGTGTTATCTGTGGCGCCGGTTTTAGGAGTATTGGCATTGGCTATGCCATTTTATGCGATGTCAACATTTTTGACCCGAGGCTTTCACTCTATAAAAAATACCAGGACGCCGGTGCAGATATCTTTGGTTAATTTTACGGTAAATATTGTGGCGACGTTGGTGCTCATGAAGCCGTTTGGTGTGATGGGAATAGCCTGGGCGAATTTTTTATCGGTGGTGGTGCAGACAATTTTGTTGTATCTATTTCTCATTAAGGCTGAATCATCTTTTGAGCTAGAAGGTTTTGTGTATCCATTATTTGTGACATTTTTTGCCAGTGGCTTCATGTATGTGGTTGTTCTTTTTTGTCAGGCCTGTGTTGGTAGTGCATTTGTGGCAGGTAAGCTTTGTGCTCTTATGGCAGTGGCTGGCTGTGTAATTGTTGGGATGATTGCCTATTTCATTGTGCTTAATCTATTGGGGATGAATAGGATTTTCGATAAAATTTTGACTTTTATGATGGAGTTCTTGAAAAATTGCAAAATTTGTAAATGATCATTGACCAGGAATCTATTTGTTTATTTATCATAGCCGAGCGGGTTGTGGCGTAGTCTGGTAGCGCACTTGCATGGGGTGCAAGGGGTCGAGAGTTCGAATCTCTCCAGCCCGACCAAAGGTTTAGTTAATTTTTCTTTCCATTAGTCCGAAAAATATTTTGTATTCTAAGTTGATGGGAACGCGATGGCTAAGCAGTACAAGCGCATTATCAAAGCTACTTTTGCCAAAGTTTGCCCCTATTTTTTTGAAATGCATGGCGGCGTCTTTGGCCGAAGGGAAGGCTAGGTTGAAAATTTTAGTTTCCATATTTATCATTTTGCCCATGGATTGACAAAAATGGACGAGCTCTTTTTCGGTTCTATATTTAGGAAATGGCGAAGCTTTGCCCTGGCTTTCGAATATTTTGGAAAATTCAAGAAAGCTTCCGTCGACTAGGGTAGAAAAGGCAAAATATTTTGAGGTTTTAAGTATTTTTTTTGTGAATTTTTCGAAATCATTGAACCATTGGACGCAGAGATTTGAAATGGCCAGATCACAGGTGGTGGTAAATTCCTGAATTTCAGCGTCGCAATGGGTGTATATCACCTTATGGTCCTGTAGCTTATGTTTAGCCATGGTCAGCATTTTTTGAGAGATGTCGCAGAGATGTAATTTTAGATTTGGAAAATTTTTTAGTAATTCTATGGCGACAAAGCCTGTGCCGCAGCCGATGTCCATGGCCGAGTTGATTTTTCCAAGGCCTTTAATAAAATTAACTAGGTGGATGGCAGATTTTTTTTTGGACAATTGCCTGGTTGTCATAGTGTGTGACTGCCGAGTCAAATTTAGCGCCGATATGATTATTTCTGGTCATGGATAAATGATGTTAGAAGTTCGATTATTTCGTCGGATTTCTCATGGCCGAGGCCATGGCCTGCACAGTTTAGGTACTTTATTGTTACGTTGGCATGGTTTTTGAAATTATCTTCAATCAGAGATTTAGGGACGATTTTGTCCTTGGTGCTGCCGATGATAAGCGTGGGTATTGGCCTAGGCGTGAATTTTTCATATAGCATTTGCAGTTCTGCCGATAGTTTTTCCAGCTCTGGGCTATTGTTTGATTTTGCCTGATAGCCGCAGGAATTGTAAAATTGTTCCAGGCAAGTTTTTGGGTTATGCTGGAGGGCTCGGACCATTTCATCCAGCTGTGGCTTTCGGATTCGGCGAAGTTTTTCGTCCTGGCCAAGGAAGTTACAGAAGCATTGCAGGCCCAACATGGCATGGAAGTTTATCCTTGAATTGCTTAGCGTTGCAAAACCGAGAGAATGGCCCAGCCCGACATATTTTTCCTGTGAATCCAAAGCTAAGTCGTGGCTGAAGAATAGGTATTTTATGTTTCTATGGTCCAGTTGATGGATGAGATTTTTCCAATAGCCATGGTCAAAGCCGAAGCCGTGGGCTAAAATCAGTGTGTATTTATTCATGAAAAGGTCCTTAATAATTTATCTATGTCGGTTTGACTGTGCTTAGTGTTAAGCGCAATGCGCAACCGTTGTCCAGGTACCGTTGGGCGGCGCAGGCCGGAAACTAGAATGCCGTTTTTATATAAATCATCTTTTT
Coding sequences within it:
- a CDS encoding methyltransferase domain-containing protein codes for the protein MTRQSHTMTTRQLSKKKSAIHLVNFIKGLGKINSAMDIGCGTGFVAIELLKNFPNLKLHLCDISQKMLTMAKHKLQDHKVIYTHCDAEIQEFTTTCDLAISNLCVQWFNDFEKFTKKILKTSKYFAFSTLVDGSFLEFSKIFESQGKASPFPKYRTEKELVHFCQSMGKMINMETKIFNLAFPSAKDAAMHFKKIGANFGKSSFDNALVLLSHRVPINLEYKIFFGLMERKIN
- the murJ gene encoding murein biosynthesis integral membrane protein MurJ; its protein translation is MGVLSNIFAISFITFISRVLGLIRDMLVTAELGTSFMHSAYLSAFTLPNLFRRLLGEGALTSALIPVFSDEFHRYGLQSAFVLLNKVITWVALLLIALLGLGMTSISFLSKIEGLELRWYYVFNFSMMLLPYMIFICLTAVFSAVLNVLGKYFLPAMSAIWLNISMIVFLGWFGVTFASSQLMEIRWLIAGVIVGGVIQLIVPMVQLYMIGWRPRISLWISAPLLKITKLFIPGLIGASIMQVNVAISRLLAFELSDEAVAILYLSNRLVELPLGVFVIAAATVIFPDLSKFASNGNHDELAKIFRRGMDMIMAIVMPAAAGLLALRYEILTILFEWGAFGRSDVLSVAPVLGVLALAMPFYAMSTFLTRGFHSIKNTRTPVQISLVNFTVNIVATLVLMKPFGVMGIAWANFLSVVVQTILLYLFLIKAESSFELEGFVYPLFVTFFASGFMYVVVLFCQACVGSAFVAGKLCALMAVAGCVIVGMIAYFIVLNLLGMNRIFDKILTFMMEFLKNCKICK
- a CDS encoding alpha/beta hydrolase, which translates into the protein MNKYTLILAHGFGFDHGYWKNLIHQLDHRNIKYLFFSHDLALDSQEKYVGLGHSLGFATLSNSRINFHAMLGLQCFCNFLGQDEKLRRIRKPQLDEMVRALQHNPKTCLEQFYNSCGYQAKSNNSPELEKLSAELQMLYEKFTPRPIPTLIIGSTKDKIVPKSLIEDNFKNHANVTIKYLNCAGHGLGHEKSDEIIELLTSFIHDQK
- a CDS encoding peptidyl-prolyl cis-trans isomerase, with protein sequence MISSLENLLQKHHKWLFSILLFIVIVSFVFTVGSSPGIGRRKAKPRIFFGYDLNSQKDTKSLLEETRMSAVLNGRFDLLYFGGLQDEALMRAIKIDMANKMNIPVPDKKALDDFVEKYRMFSDKDGKFSPSAYNSIVGSLVKQDDDAEILKHAMENDFRLQFIENAIGGCGFAFEQQAEEQIKIDEAKWSMSLASLKADEIPDSFSDEELMAFFESNKIRYQFPEKLAASYVEFEKDVFRNFMPPATKDVLKNFYMDRKHQFEKFEADKDALKTAIIDEYEKFQLKKLAMKAADDFVYGLYDKGLIYGSESFNNFLKDNKISEKLLPNLDPHEPPSDLDLPKKVFKNLANLDQTKYFSDPYETGNGNAVVLFLKEKIPPSPMAFDEAKSLVRSDYSKKEARIAFDKKCSETFKEIETLIKNGMTFQAAALEKKLEIQDHKDKTLDELHRELSSAKLQQLMKHIAKKNVDKLIKEKEDDNGCNYIYIYDVNMPEVADPKKIADRLAQLEANVGNIFARNFLLELAEDALEKYKNS